From the Procambarus clarkii isolate CNS0578487 chromosome 70, FALCON_Pclarkii_2.0, whole genome shotgun sequence genome, one window contains:
- the LOC138355954 gene encoding uncharacterized protein: MSTFGKRQNKSADWFEDSAVELLPLVQEKRRALSSYKSLPSERNLQARHTARNRVQQTARCCANDYWFRLCSSIQTAATVSNIRGMYEGIKQATGLTQNRTAPLKSATGEIIKDRDQQMNRWVEYYSELYSKENLVSIEALDAIECLPIMEERDLEPTVEEVEKALDSLSSGKAPGDDAIPPEVLKCTRGTQKTYLHELLCQCWREGSVPQDMRDANIITLLK, encoded by the coding sequence atgtccaccttcggtaagaggcagaacaagtcagcagattggttcgaggaCAGTGCAGtggaactgttacccctcgtacaggaaaagagacgagctctctcatcctacaagagcctgccctcagaaaggaacctacaggcccgCCATACTGCCCGCaatagagttcaacaaactgcgaggtgctgtgctaacgattactggttccgactctgttccagcatccagactgcggctACTGTcagcaacataagaggcatgtatgaagggatcaaacaggcaactggtcttacacaaaacagaacagctcctctgaagtcagctactggagagatcattaaggaccgtgatcaacagatgaatcgctgggtagAATATTACTCTGAACTCTACTCCAAAGAGAACTTGGTCAGCATAGAGGCCTTGGATGCAATCGAGTGCCTACCCATTATGGAAGAACGTGATCTAGAAccgactgtggaagaagttgagaaagcactggattcactttcctcagggaaggccccaggagacgacgcgattccgcctgaagttctcaagtgcacTCGAGGAACACAGAAAACTTaccttcatgaacttctgtgccagtgctggagggaaggctcggtgccacaagacatgagagatgcgAACATCATCACTCTActaaaataa
- the LOC138355955 gene encoding uncharacterized protein yields the protein MRNQRHILDNTWRDYVTNNTLLERTGAPSMFTLLEHRRVRWLGHVTRMEDGSILKDLLYGELASGKRPTERPQLRFKEACIHDLKQMNIDINTWEAAAADRSVWRCKVQKGLQQFEG from the coding sequence ATGCGGAACCAGAGACACATCCTTgacaacacgtggagagactacgtCACCAATAACACAttactcgagagaacaggagccccatcaatgttcactctcctggaGCACAGACGCgtgcgatggctgggacatgtcacacgcatggaaGATGGCAGCATACTGAAGGACCTCttatatggagaactggcatcaggaaagaGGCCTACTGAAAGACcccagctgcgtttcaaagaggCCTGCATAcacgacctcaagcagatgaacatcgacatcaacacttgggaggcagcagctgcggatAGATCTGTCTGGAGATGCAAAGTGCAGAAGGGGCTCCAGCAATTCGAGGGATGA